The nucleotide sequence GGCAGAAGTTTGAACGTCGATCTTGACCCACAACGTCGGGCTTCGTCGTGCGTCCCAGTTCGTTAGATTATCGGCTTCGCCCCAAGGTTGCGAGCAGCCGGGCGAATGGAATCGGGCCCCCCGCGGCAATCCGGGCCCGCCAAAATTCGCATCGATAGTCACCGACCGCGTCATCCCCAGAGCCAACGATCGCATGTCTGACGAAAACCGCCCCGACGAATCCCCGTCCCCGACAGCCCCCGAGCAAGCATCATCGGCCGAAAACGCCCCTCCGGCCGATCCCGCTCCGGCCGCGGCGGCATCCGAACCGGCGCGTCATGAATCGCCGGCCGACAAGTTCCGCAGGGAAGTGGAATCGAAACAGGGATCCCTGGACGATTTCGAAAACGAGGAAGAACTGTGGGCCGGCGGCTATAGTGCCAAAGCCATGATCGGCTCGTGGTTTCTGTTGGTCGTCGTGACCGTCGCCCTGACCATCGCCGCGATCATGATGCCCCAACTGACGTTCCCCATTGCACTGGGCATCATCGCGGTGCTGTGGGTGATCGTCGGACTGTGGTACGCCAGCCGCCGCTTGGGCTTTCATTACCAGCTGACCACCCAGCGATTCATCCACCAGATCGGAATCCTGACCCGACGTACCGACCGAATCGAAGTCATCGACATTGACGACGTCAGCTACAGCCAAGGTCCGGTCGAACGCGCTCTGGGCGTGGGCACCATCGTGATCACCAGCAGCGATCGGACTCACCCAGAACTAAAAATGATCGGCATCGAAAAGGTCCAAGAAGTCGCCGGCCTGATCGATGACGTCCGCCGCAAGGAACGTCGCAAACGCAGCCTGCATATCGAAGCGATCTAGCGACACCGACGACCGCAACGCGGCGTCCCATCATCACAATCAAACGCAAACAAGGCATCGCGGGTGAACCCCACGATGCCTTGTTTGTTGATCGGATTCACCATCCGCCGGGCGATCGATTCGGCCGACACGCCCGTTCGATCAAACCTAAGGATCAATATTTCACTTCGGCTGACAAAGTCAGACCGACGGTGACCACATCGTCGTTGATCCGGACCGTGCGACCGTCGTTGGGACGGACCACCTGGTTAAACTGCTCGGTGGCGGTTGCGATCCCGGTCAGGTACCACAATTCCGATCCGGCACGCAGCGACAACATTTCGCCCAGATTGAATCGGATGCCCGAACCCAGTTCGAACACACCGGCGATGTCTTCGTCATCGTCGCCGTTGAACAAGACCGTGGCTCCGGCGTTCTGCAGACGATAATCCAAGTCAACGAAGTTGGCGTACACACCGGCACGTCCGCGGAAGTCGGCGACCACGTGGTTGCAAACCGGATAGAACATGTCCAGTCCGACTTGGCCACCGATCAACTTGTTCTCGGTGTTGCTTTGGAACACGCCGACGTCGCCCGCACCGTTTTGCGAAATGAAACGGTATCCGTCTTGGAAATCGATGTAACGAATCCCGTACAATATTTTGGCAACTTGCCAGCCCATGATCGTGCGACTGGCTTCGAACGACCAGTACTCCGATGCTTGGTCTTGTTGCTGATAGACGGCGTTGTCGTTGAAGGCACTCAACTGGGTCGACGCGATTGGCAACCCGGCAATGAACAGTGACGAAAGTCCGGTTCCGGTGATTCCAGCCGAACGATCCCATTCCAGTGGACCGGTGAAGCTGCCTTCCCAGCCGTGCACGCAATCGGGCACCGCACCGAAAGTGATCCGCGGAGCCAGTTCCCAATCGAATTCACCGACGAAGTAGTTTTGGCTAAGCGTGTATCGCTTGTCATCGAAACGCTTCATGTACAGCAAGTCGACAAAGCCGTACCGATACGGTTCGCAAGTCGGACAGGCGGTGCTGAATCCCGATGCGACGCCCGGCACATAGTTGCCACCGCCTTGATAGACGCCGCCGGTTTGGCAGCTTTGGCAGTTGCTGACTTGGGCGATTCGCTGGTCGACCAACGAATCGACGGAGTCACCGCCGGCATTGCGGACCTGTGAATTCAACAGTCCCAATTGTGACGGGTCGACGACCTGAAACGCTTGGCCGCCGTTGATCAGCTGGCCGTTATGAAACGTGATGCCCCCGGTCAAATCGCCGGCGTTGGACGCCGTCGTCGTTCCGGTTTGACCAGCATCACTGGCCGGCTGTTGCGCTTCGGCTGAAACGCCCAGCATTAAAATGCTGCTAAGGGCTGCCAGCTGGCGAAGCCTGCGGCCGATGCCCTGGCGGATCGCTTGGATCTTCATGATCAAACCTCGTAGACTCTGATCGCGGCTACTGCGCTGACCGCGTGGCTGGAAAGACTAAGGATGGTGAAAGGAAACTCGTT is from Crateriforma conspicua and encodes:
- a CDS encoding PH domain-containing protein, whose protein sequence is MSDENRPDESPSPTAPEQASSAENAPPADPAPAAAASEPARHESPADKFRREVESKQGSLDDFENEEELWAGGYSAKAMIGSWFLLVVVTVALTIAAIMMPQLTFPIALGIIAVLWVIVGLWYASRRLGFHYQLTTQRFIHQIGILTRRTDRIEVIDIDDVSYSQGPVERALGVGTIVITSSDRTHPELKMIGIEKVQEVAGLIDDVRRKERRKRSLHIEAI